From Centropristis striata isolate RG_2023a ecotype Rhode Island chromosome 16, C.striata_1.0, whole genome shotgun sequence, a single genomic window includes:
- the LOC131988068 gene encoding M1-specific T cell receptor beta chain encodes MTPTFSSLTFFIVWAAGVSQSVLITQWPQYISSLPSGSAQINCYQNDTDYPYHYWYQQIRGERFQLMLYTVAGAPTYEEAFKSGFEAETQGNKKWSLIISSVQEKDEAVYLCAASLHSAAADFSVNNYDPAYFGTGTKLTVLDPEKTVTPPTVKVLRPSAKECRNQKDEGQTKKTIVCVASGFYPDHVSVRWKDGAGTEFLSGVATDSAALEGGDGFYTITSRLRVLGEVWFNPENEFTCIVSFFNGTHTEEYPKTIHGDKGKVMTREKYLRRTQTAKLSYGVLIVKSCIYGAFVVFLVWKLKGSSRKQR; translated from the exons ATGACCCCCACCTTCAGCAGCTtgactttctttattgtttgGGCTGCAG gTGTTTCTCAGTCTGTGCTGATCACTCAATGGCCCCAGTACATCTCCAGTCTCCCCAGTGGCTCGGCTCAAATAAACTGCTACCAGAATGATACCGATTACCCATATCACTATTGGTACCAACAGATTAGAGGAGAACGTTTTCAGTTAATGCTGTATACAGTAGCTGGAGCTCCAACCTACGAAGAAGCATTCAAATCTGGTTTTGAGGCAGAGACTCAGGGTAACAAGAAATGGTCTCTGATAATAAGCAGCGTTCAGGAGAAGGATGAAGCTGTTTATCTGTGTGCTGCCAGTCTACACAGTGCTGCGGCAGACTTCAG TGTGAACAACTACGACCCTGCTTACTTTGGCACTGGAACCAAACTCACAGTACTCG atCCAGAAAAAACCGTCACCCCACCAACAGTCAAAGTGCTTCGACCTTCAGCTAAGGAGTGTCGAAACCAGAAAGACGAAGGCCAAACGAAGAAGACCATCGTTTGTGTGGCCAGTGGATTCTACCCCGACCATGTCTCTGTTCGGTGGAAGGACGGGGCCGGGACAGAGTTCCTCTCTGGTGTGGCGACTGACAGTGCTGCCCTGGAAGGAGGCGACGGGTTTTACACAATCACCAGCAGGCTGAGGGTCCTTGGCGAAGTGTGGTTCAATCCAGAGAATGAATTCACCTGCATTGTCAGCTTCTTCAACGGGACACACACTGAAGAATATCCAAAAACAATTCATGGGGATAAAG GAAAAGTCATGACGAGAG AGAAATATCTGAGGAGGACACAGACTGCCAAACTCTCCTACGGGGTTTTAATCGTCAAGAGCTGCATCTACGGAGCCTTTGTGGTGTTTCTGGTGTGGAAACTTAAG GGTTCATCCAGAAAGCAGCGCTGA